The region TAAAGGGTGCCGGTGTTGCTTGCGTCATTGCTAAATCTTTTGCTCGTATTTTCTATCGCAATTCAATAAATATTGGACTCCCTATACTTGAGTGTGCCGACGCTGATAAAATTTCAAGAGGCGACCTCTTAGAAATTAATTTGGCATGCGGCTCTATTTTTAACAAGACAAAGAATGAAACATATTACGCCAAGCCTTTCTCGGGAACTCTCCAAAAGCTTATCGGGCTAGGAGGTCTTGTGCCTTATGTTAAGACAATTCTCCAAGAAAAGCGAAAGGCGGATTTAAAATGAAAAAATATAAAATAGCCCTTCTACCGGGCGACGGAATTGGAC is a window of Synergistaceae bacterium DNA encoding:
- a CDS encoding 3-isopropylmalate dehydratase small subunit, which produces MNTTLIGKAWTYGDNIDTDVIIPAAYLVTSEPEVLAKHCMEPIDELFAKEVSKGDIVVAGNNFGCGSSREHAPLAIKGAGVACVIAKSFARIFYRNSINIGLPILECADADKISRGDLLEINLACGSIFNKTKNETYYAKPFSGTLQKLIGLGGLVPYVKTILQEKRKADLK